The following coding sequences lie in one Cannabis sativa cultivar Pink pepper isolate KNU-18-1 chromosome 5, ASM2916894v1, whole genome shotgun sequence genomic window:
- the LOC115715881 gene encoding subtilisin-like protease SBT3.4 isoform X2, protein MKSTSGSLLLISYIFLVFLYRQVHARSELHIVYMGEKQHHDPEHVTNMHHDMLSSILESKEEAKKSMVYSYRHGFSGFAAKLTESQVEKIAGLPGVIRVIPNQLHSVQTTRSWDYLGLSPQSSSKSNLLHDANLGDGVIIGLLDTGIWPESVILNDEGLGPIPQRWKGSCQSGERFNATQDCNRKLIGAKYYIDGFLAENRQPFNTTQAPDFKSPRDSFGHGTHTSTIAAGSFVPNASYKGIALGLLRGGAPKARIAMYKVCWNVPRGQCSSADILKAFDDAIHDGVDVLSVSLGTDLPLFPQIDDRDGIGPGSFHAVTKGITVVCAGGNEGPSSHTIDNTSPWILTVAASTVDRSFPTGIVLGNNFTILGQAMFRGKEVGFTGLVYPENPGLRPTLFGVCESLTLNNTPVAGNVVLCFTTMNNRAPVSAAVTSVKQAGGVGVIIAKHPGDVIGPCSNDFPCIEVDYELGSQILFYIRSTRSPIVKLSPSKTLAGRPVSTKVAHFSSRGPSSISPAILKPDIAAPGVSTLAASSPFDPFMDGGFALHSGTSMAAPHVSGIVALLKAIHPSWSPAAIKSALMTTAWKTDPFGEPVFAEGSPQKLANPFDYGAGIVNPNKAAKPGLVYDMGTDDYIMYLCAVGYNDSSITQLVGKSKTCPSPKPSILDVNVPSITIPSIRNSVTLTRTVTNVGPVNSVYKAQIDSPQGIHVAVRPDILAFNSSVKDLSFTVEVSTSHKVNTGYYFGSLTWTDETHYVTIPISVRTQIIQFYTDFN, encoded by the exons ATGAAGAGCACCAGTGGTTCTTTGCTTTTGATATCCTATATTTTCTTAGTCTTCCTCTATAGGCAGGTTCATGCCAGGAGTGAA CTTCACATAGTTTACATGGGTGAAAAACAACACCATGATCCTGAGCATGTGACCAATATGCACCATGATATGCTTTCTTCAATCCTTGAGAg CAAAGAAGAGGCCAAGAAATCAATGGTGTACAGTTATAGACATGGCTTTTCTGGATTTGCAGCTAAACTTACAGAATCTCAAGTTGAGAAGATTGCAG gatTACCTGGAGTGATTAGGGTGATACCAAACCAGTTACATTCGGTGCAAACAACAAGGAGCTGGGATTACCTGGGACTGTCTCCTCAGTCATCCTCTAAGTCTAACCTATTGCATGACGCCAACTTGGGAGATGGAGTTATCATCGGTCTTCTCGACACAG GAATATGGCCAGAGTCAGTGATTTTGAACGACGAAGGCTTAGGCCCAATCCCACAACGCTGGAAAGGATCATGCCAATCTGGGGAGCGATTCAATGCCACACAGGACTGCAATCGAAAACTCATCGGAGCCAAATACTACATCGATGGATTCCTCGCCGAGAATCGCCAACCTTTCAACACCACCCAAGCTCCAGATTTCAAGTCTCCCAGAGACTCCTTCGGCCACGGCACCCACACATCCACCATAGCTGCTGGCTCCTTCGTCCCCAACGCCAGCTACAAGGGCATCGCACTCGGCCTCCTCAGGGGCGGCGCTCCCAAAGCTCGAATCGCCATGTACAAGGTCTGCTGGAACGTGCCGAGAGGCCAATGCTCGTCGGCAGATATCTTGAAGGCCTTCGATGATGCCATACACGACGGCGTTGATGTGCTGTCGGTGTCGCTTGGGACGGATCTTCCTTTGTTTCCTCAAATTGATGATAGGGATGGGATCGGACCTGGGTCGTTTCATGCTGTCACTAAAGGGATTACTGTCGTTTGTGCTGGTGGAAACGAAGGACCTTCTTCTCATACCATTGATAATACTTCACCTTGGATTTTGACTGTTGCTGCTTCCACTGTTGATAGGTCTTTTCCCACTGGCATTGTTCTTGGCAACAACTTTACGATACtg ggTCAAGCAATGTTTAGAGGAAAAGAAGTTGGTTTTACTGGGTTGGTGTATCCAGAAAACCCAGGACTTCGCCCCACTTTATTtgg TGTATGTGAGTCACTTACGCTTAACAACACACCAGTTGCTGGAAATGTGGTGTTATGTTTCACAACAATGAACAATCGAGCTCCAGTGTCAGCAGCAGTCACTTCAGTGAAACAAGCAGGTGGGGTTGGAGTGATTATCGCCAAGCATCCTGGAGATGTTATCGGGCCATGTAGCAATGACTTTCCATGTATTGAAGTTGACTATGAACTCGGAAGCCAAATACTATTCTATATTCGTTCCACCAG ATCTCCTATTGTGAAATTGAGCCCTTCTAAAACATTAGCGGGGAGGCCCGTATCAACCAAAGTTGCTCACTTCTCATCTAGAGGGCCGAGCTCCATTTCTCCAGCCATTTTGAAG CCTGATATAGCAGCACCCGGTGTTAGTACACTAGCTGCAAGTTCTCCCTTTGATCCTTTTATGGATGGAGGATTTGCCTTGCATTCAGGGACATCAATGGCAGCACCTCATGTGTCAGGCATTGTTGCACTTTTAAAAGCAATACATCCAAGTTGGTCTCCTGCTGCAATAAAATCAGCTCTTATGACAACAG CTTGGAAGACTGATCCATTTGGAGAGCCTGTTTTTGCTGAGGGGTCACCACAAAAGCTAGCCAATCCTTTTGATTATGGAGCAGGGATTGTGAACCCGAATAAGGCAGCCAAACCTGGTCTCGTATACGACATGGGCACAGATGACTACATAATGTACCTCTGTGCTGTTGGCTATAATGATTCTTCAATCACTCAACTTGTTGGAAAATCCAAAACATGTCCAAGCCCCAAACCTTCCATTCTTGATGTAAATGTTCCTTCAATCACCATTCCAAGTATAAGAAACTCAGTTACTCTCACTAGAACTGTCACAAATGTTGGTCCTGTAAATTCAGTTTACAAAGCCCAAATTGACTCTCCACAAGGAATTCATGTAGCTGTGAGACCTGATATTTTGGCTTTTAACTCATCAGTTAAAGATTTATCTTTCACAGTTGAAGTCTCAACCTCTCACAAGGTCAACACTGGCTACTATTTTGGGAGTTTGACTTGGACAGATGAGACACATTATGTGACAATTCCCATATCAGTGAGAACACAGATCATCCAGTTTTATACTGATTTTAACTGA
- the LOC115715881 gene encoding subtilisin-like protease SBT3.5 isoform X1 — MNPFMNQRAPMIFLLQFVWLNSSPCWQTPLQCDGIGGMPSSLKLSDSGQTPKELHIVYMGEKQHHDPEHVTNMHHDMLSSILESKEEAKKSMVYSYRHGFSGFAAKLTESQVEKIAGLPGVIRVIPNQLHSVQTTRSWDYLGLSPQSSSKSNLLHDANLGDGVIIGLLDTGIWPESVILNDEGLGPIPQRWKGSCQSGERFNATQDCNRKLIGAKYYIDGFLAENRQPFNTTQAPDFKSPRDSFGHGTHTSTIAAGSFVPNASYKGIALGLLRGGAPKARIAMYKVCWNVPRGQCSSADILKAFDDAIHDGVDVLSVSLGTDLPLFPQIDDRDGIGPGSFHAVTKGITVVCAGGNEGPSSHTIDNTSPWILTVAASTVDRSFPTGIVLGNNFTILGQAMFRGKEVGFTGLVYPENPGLRPTLFGVCESLTLNNTPVAGNVVLCFTTMNNRAPVSAAVTSVKQAGGVGVIIAKHPGDVIGPCSNDFPCIEVDYELGSQILFYIRSTRSPIVKLSPSKTLAGRPVSTKVAHFSSRGPSSISPAILKPDIAAPGVSTLAASSPFDPFMDGGFALHSGTSMAAPHVSGIVALLKAIHPSWSPAAIKSALMTTAWKTDPFGEPVFAEGSPQKLANPFDYGAGIVNPNKAAKPGLVYDMGTDDYIMYLCAVGYNDSSITQLVGKSKTCPSPKPSILDVNVPSITIPSIRNSVTLTRTVTNVGPVNSVYKAQIDSPQGIHVAVRPDILAFNSSVKDLSFTVEVSTSHKVNTGYYFGSLTWTDETHYVTIPISVRTQIIQFYTDFN; from the exons CTTCACATAGTTTACATGGGTGAAAAACAACACCATGATCCTGAGCATGTGACCAATATGCACCATGATATGCTTTCTTCAATCCTTGAGAg CAAAGAAGAGGCCAAGAAATCAATGGTGTACAGTTATAGACATGGCTTTTCTGGATTTGCAGCTAAACTTACAGAATCTCAAGTTGAGAAGATTGCAG gatTACCTGGAGTGATTAGGGTGATACCAAACCAGTTACATTCGGTGCAAACAACAAGGAGCTGGGATTACCTGGGACTGTCTCCTCAGTCATCCTCTAAGTCTAACCTATTGCATGACGCCAACTTGGGAGATGGAGTTATCATCGGTCTTCTCGACACAG GAATATGGCCAGAGTCAGTGATTTTGAACGACGAAGGCTTAGGCCCAATCCCACAACGCTGGAAAGGATCATGCCAATCTGGGGAGCGATTCAATGCCACACAGGACTGCAATCGAAAACTCATCGGAGCCAAATACTACATCGATGGATTCCTCGCCGAGAATCGCCAACCTTTCAACACCACCCAAGCTCCAGATTTCAAGTCTCCCAGAGACTCCTTCGGCCACGGCACCCACACATCCACCATAGCTGCTGGCTCCTTCGTCCCCAACGCCAGCTACAAGGGCATCGCACTCGGCCTCCTCAGGGGCGGCGCTCCCAAAGCTCGAATCGCCATGTACAAGGTCTGCTGGAACGTGCCGAGAGGCCAATGCTCGTCGGCAGATATCTTGAAGGCCTTCGATGATGCCATACACGACGGCGTTGATGTGCTGTCGGTGTCGCTTGGGACGGATCTTCCTTTGTTTCCTCAAATTGATGATAGGGATGGGATCGGACCTGGGTCGTTTCATGCTGTCACTAAAGGGATTACTGTCGTTTGTGCTGGTGGAAACGAAGGACCTTCTTCTCATACCATTGATAATACTTCACCTTGGATTTTGACTGTTGCTGCTTCCACTGTTGATAGGTCTTTTCCCACTGGCATTGTTCTTGGCAACAACTTTACGATACtg ggTCAAGCAATGTTTAGAGGAAAAGAAGTTGGTTTTACTGGGTTGGTGTATCCAGAAAACCCAGGACTTCGCCCCACTTTATTtgg TGTATGTGAGTCACTTACGCTTAACAACACACCAGTTGCTGGAAATGTGGTGTTATGTTTCACAACAATGAACAATCGAGCTCCAGTGTCAGCAGCAGTCACTTCAGTGAAACAAGCAGGTGGGGTTGGAGTGATTATCGCCAAGCATCCTGGAGATGTTATCGGGCCATGTAGCAATGACTTTCCATGTATTGAAGTTGACTATGAACTCGGAAGCCAAATACTATTCTATATTCGTTCCACCAG ATCTCCTATTGTGAAATTGAGCCCTTCTAAAACATTAGCGGGGAGGCCCGTATCAACCAAAGTTGCTCACTTCTCATCTAGAGGGCCGAGCTCCATTTCTCCAGCCATTTTGAAG CCTGATATAGCAGCACCCGGTGTTAGTACACTAGCTGCAAGTTCTCCCTTTGATCCTTTTATGGATGGAGGATTTGCCTTGCATTCAGGGACATCAATGGCAGCACCTCATGTGTCAGGCATTGTTGCACTTTTAAAAGCAATACATCCAAGTTGGTCTCCTGCTGCAATAAAATCAGCTCTTATGACAACAG CTTGGAAGACTGATCCATTTGGAGAGCCTGTTTTTGCTGAGGGGTCACCACAAAAGCTAGCCAATCCTTTTGATTATGGAGCAGGGATTGTGAACCCGAATAAGGCAGCCAAACCTGGTCTCGTATACGACATGGGCACAGATGACTACATAATGTACCTCTGTGCTGTTGGCTATAATGATTCTTCAATCACTCAACTTGTTGGAAAATCCAAAACATGTCCAAGCCCCAAACCTTCCATTCTTGATGTAAATGTTCCTTCAATCACCATTCCAAGTATAAGAAACTCAGTTACTCTCACTAGAACTGTCACAAATGTTGGTCCTGTAAATTCAGTTTACAAAGCCCAAATTGACTCTCCACAAGGAATTCATGTAGCTGTGAGACCTGATATTTTGGCTTTTAACTCATCAGTTAAAGATTTATCTTTCACAGTTGAAGTCTCAACCTCTCACAAGGTCAACACTGGCTACTATTTTGGGAGTTTGACTTGGACAGATGAGACACATTATGTGACAATTCCCATATCAGTGAGAACACAGATCATCCAGTTTTATACTGATTTTAACTGA